The following proteins are encoded in a genomic region of Paenibacillus antri:
- a CDS encoding helix-turn-helix domain-containing protein: MKNSWFHRMIWSYIPIFLILCSFIFFIFFNMLSEQQRKNAISANRVSTSQILQTVDVSLKSIDTTVVNDLMNEPIYLEFFYQTDLHDVALHYRVSKQLKLLTQQLPMVESIDLVRFEDELIFNGNLIHPIRKSEDREFIGALKEGVRLTKWTGLRKYKHYPFQEDKEVLSLVYPYPLNIGGQGGFIVNVRASALERMLEDITGSTNVFVTVRDAEGKRLFGSADDGGQRGPVMSSMTSRYTGWTIDSGMVDGTILQATSLLSDVWMVVGLFVFGLGIVSIVYVTRRNYRPLKELIAKIDTYLHKETESLGDMRSDEFFVLQSTIDRYIAKSEHIEKQIEETAELKKKSFFGELLNGCRDIDPDRLHQELEKHGLNPGGERLSVFVAEIDRYDEVFQKYKERDRYLFKFIVHSVTREIMGTDPSRVWVEWISEDRFAGILFADRPDADRREAFDRLCRWVNDNLKFTVTAGLGLEKSGWAEVAHSYKEAVQALQYKAVLGSDRWIAYADVLERRTTDRGDSLEAVALIHDFAESYRLDDPEWENKLSLFFADARSRLRTKDDLLILVHYFIYYLDLQITQLPKEYGQLWKGKALPGLLDAAKRLDTWARMEADLTDILHDFRAHTLRLREEKSHCALLKEIRTYVEEHYANPDLSLDYLSDRFEINSKYLSHLFKEQFGENFIDFLTRKRVEEAKRMLLEASHSIQEVGDKVGYPNATTFRRAFKKVVGFSPVDFRRHGESS; encoded by the coding sequence ATGAAAAATTCTTGGTTTCACCGAATGATCTGGTCATACATCCCCATCTTCCTCATCTTATGCTCCTTTATTTTCTTCATCTTCTTCAACATGCTGTCGGAACAGCAGCGCAAGAACGCGATCTCGGCGAACCGGGTATCCACCTCGCAAATTCTGCAGACCGTCGACGTCTCGTTGAAATCGATCGACACGACGGTTGTTAACGATTTGATGAACGAACCGATCTACTTGGAGTTTTTCTATCAAACCGATCTGCACGACGTCGCGCTACATTACCGGGTATCGAAGCAATTGAAGCTGTTAACGCAGCAGCTGCCGATGGTCGAGTCCATCGATCTCGTGCGATTCGAAGACGAATTGATCTTTAACGGAAATTTGATTCATCCGATCCGCAAGTCGGAGGACCGCGAGTTTATCGGCGCCTTGAAAGAGGGAGTCCGCCTTACGAAGTGGACGGGCCTCAGGAAATACAAGCACTACCCGTTCCAAGAGGATAAAGAGGTACTCAGTCTCGTCTACCCGTACCCGCTCAACATCGGCGGCCAAGGGGGCTTCATCGTGAACGTGCGCGCGTCGGCGCTCGAGCGGATGCTGGAGGACATTACCGGCTCGACGAACGTCTTCGTGACGGTACGCGACGCAGAAGGGAAGCGGCTGTTCGGCAGCGCGGACGACGGCGGGCAGCGCGGCCCCGTGATGTCGAGCATGACCTCCAGGTATACGGGCTGGACGATCGACAGCGGCATGGTCGACGGGACGATCCTGCAGGCGACTTCGCTGTTGTCCGACGTCTGGATGGTCGTCGGGCTGTTCGTGTTCGGCTTAGGCATTGTGTCGATCGTGTACGTGACCCGGCGGAATTATCGTCCGCTGAAGGAGTTAATCGCGAAGATCGACACGTATTTGCATAAGGAGACGGAATCGTTAGGCGATATGCGGAGCGACGAGTTTTTCGTGCTGCAGAGCACGATCGACCGTTATATCGCGAAGTCGGAGCATATCGAGAAACAAATCGAGGAGACGGCCGAGCTGAAGAAGAAGAGCTTCTTCGGCGAGCTCCTGAACGGGTGTCGGGACATCGATCCGGACCGGCTGCACCAAGAGCTGGAGAAGCATGGCCTGAATCCCGGCGGCGAGCGGCTTTCCGTCTTCGTCGCGGAGATCGACCGCTACGATGAGGTGTTCCAGAAGTATAAGGAACGTGACCGATATTTGTTTAAGTTTATTGTCCACAGCGTGACGAGGGAAATTATGGGGACGGATCCTTCCCGCGTGTGGGTGGAGTGGATTTCGGAGGATCGGTTCGCAGGCATCTTGTTCGCGGACCGGCCGGACGCGGATCGCAGGGAAGCCTTCGACCGGCTGTGTCGCTGGGTGAACGACAACTTGAAGTTTACGGTAACGGCGGGGCTCGGGCTGGAAAAGTCGGGTTGGGCGGAGGTGGCGCACTCGTACAAGGAAGCCGTCCAAGCGCTTCAATATAAAGCGGTGTTAGGCAGTGACCGGTGGATTGCGTATGCGGACGTCCTCGAGAGGCGAACGACGGATCGCGGGGATTCCTTGGAGGCCGTCGCGCTCATTCACGATTTCGCCGAGTCCTATCGCTTGGACGACCCGGAGTGGGAGAACAAGCTGTCTCTCTTCTTTGCCGATGCCAGGAGCCGTCTGCGGACGAAGGACGACTTGCTGATCCTGGTCCATTACTTCATTTACTATTTGGATTTGCAAATTACGCAGCTGCCGAAGGAGTATGGCCAGCTGTGGAAGGGGAAGGCGCTGCCCGGCTTGTTGGACGCCGCGAAGCGATTGGACACGTGGGCTCGAATGGAGGCCGATCTGACGGACATCCTGCACGACTTCCGGGCGCACACGCTCCGGTTGCGGGAAGAGAAGAGCCATTGCGCCTTGCTGAAGGAAATTCGAACCTACGTGGAGGAGCATTACGCCAATCCGGATTTATCCCTCGATTATTTAAGCGATCGTTTCGAGATCAATTCGAAATATTTAAGTCACCTGTTTAAGGAACAATTCGGCGAAAATTTCATCGACTTCTTGACCCGCAAGCGAGTGGAGGAGGCCAAACGGATGCTGCTGGAGGCGTCGCATTCGATCCAGGAGGTCGGGGATAAGGTCGGGTATCCGAATGCGACGACGTTCCGAAGGGCGTTCAAGAAGGTCGTCGGCTT